The Rosa chinensis cultivar Old Blush chromosome 7, RchiOBHm-V2, whole genome shotgun sequence DNA segment AtttcaaacattacttgaaGTGGTTTTGTTTTGAACTATGATTGTGAAATTGAATGCTTAATTGAAGTCTGAGCATATAGATTTTGTCATGATTAGATTTGTTGATGCATGCTATTGAATGATGTGAAATTGATAGTTGATGCTGTGATATACACTTATTTACTATTAGGTTGAGAGAACTTACGCATGTGTTCTATTTTTGGTTGTCGAGTATACTCATataagcttgcaaaagcttaccgggtttgttgttgcaacccggtgcactattccatgatGTAGGAATTTATTCTGCAGGTTAGGGTGAGCGTGGTTGAAGCTGTAGAACTTCCTTGTTGTTGCAGTGGTAGGTTTATTACCTAGCTATGTTACACACTTGTTAGTCTTTCGCTGTGTAATGAGTGTAGTGTGTGCAACACTTACTTAATTGatgttttagtttaatttgtaaactttgtataatgtaatatgtgactctaaagaatgagtctgtattcacattgtgggttcaggacATCGTTGGTTGCCTTTATTAAAGGAAAAATTTTAGTATTGATGTCCGAACCATCATGCCTGTAACATTTGTATTTGATttaattgtattattatttgTGATTGAAATTTGGGGCATGACAGTACTAGTCTTTGGGCTTAGACTAAACCGATTAGAATGAGCAAGTagagtaaacaaaaaaaataataaggtgACAATAGCTGCATCCTAACGATATTATAATTGGATATCTtataatatatatgttataAGTTAACAACATAGTATATAATAACGATATACTATGTTAAGAGCAACGTGATCGCTATTAAACTATTATGTTATACATATGCATAACTATATAGCATATGATACATAATAGTATCATATAATAACGACAATAGAATATCACAATAGCTACCTACTATAATAACTATAATAACTATATAGCATACTATATATTAATATCGTTCTTATACAGAACATATATGCATACTAATGTACATACTCTATATCGTTATTGTATATCTTATATATGATTGATAAGGGGTAgacaaggaagaagaacaacaaaaacaagatcTAAAGGTAGTTGTTTTTTGCATAACAACCCTAAGCGCCGCCGACCTCTGTGCGCCGCCACTAAGCCACTGAAGTATGTGGCAAGGAAACGTTCTCGTATGGAACTGTCGTGGCATTACGAATAATGAAACTCAGAGAGCTTTGATAGATATGGTACAAGCAAAGAGACCTTCTCTTATCTTTCTGTCAGAAACCCTAGCACAGCAGCCACTTATTGATACACTCACTTCACGACTTGGATTTGCGGGCAACATCTGCGTTGCAAGGCAAGCAGAGTGTCAGGGCCTTGCCTTATTATGGAGTTCCGATCTCAAAGCTGATATTCGAACATCCTCATTCCATCATATTGATGTGGATATAtctgaagaaggagaacaaGTCTCGTGGCGTTTCACTGGCATATATGGTTTTGCATCTAGGAGAGATCGAAACCAGACTTGGTCTCTCATTGAAACCCTAGCTAGCGAAAACTGTTCTCTACCTTGGCTGATGGCCGGGGACTTTAATGAGGTTTGGTGTAGGGCTGACAATGGAGGATTGGTGTAGGGCTGACAAATCTGGTGGAATATCAAGATCAACTGCTGCAATGGATCTGTTCCAGATGACAATGGAGGATGCAGGTTTGAGTGATATGGGATTTGTAGGCTGCAGGTTCACATGGTCCAACAAGTTCACAAAAGAAAGATTGGATAGGGGCTTCCAATCAACACAGTGGAGAGATCATTACCCTCTAAGTCGAGTGATTACATTGCCCCCATCAGACTCTGATCATAATCCTCTTCTTGTGGAAGTCAAAGCGGAGAGCAGCCCACTGAGGCGATGCCCTAGAAAGTTTCGTTTTGAAGAAGGCTAGTTTGGCAAAGAGCAATGCCATGACATCATCCAAAGGAACTGGGCGCAGCCTTTAACTGGAAATGTCCTCACAAAAATCCTTTCTGCAGGCAATCAACTTCTGCAGTGGCACCAAGTTGAATTAAAGGAACAGAGAGCTGAACTAAAAGCAGTTCAAGAAAAActgtttgatatcatgaaaaAGCCTTTCTCCTCGGACCAGTTTGAAGAACAGCGGCTACTTCATATAAAACAAAGTCAATTGCTTTCCCTCCAAGAAAAATATTGGAGGCAGCGTTCGAGGGCTTTATGGCTTAAAGAAGGCGACAGAAACTCTGTTTACTTTCATAGAAAAGCTTCTAACAGAACAAGTAAAAACACGATCAAAGGCCTTATGAATGCAGCGGGTGAATGGCAAACAGAATCGGCTGCAATTCAACATATGATTTTGGAGTACTATGAACAAGTTTTCCGCACTGAGACAGTCAATGACGATGCTATATCAACAATTTTTCGAGCCACACCAATGAAAGTTACTCCATATATGAATGATGAGCTCACCTTTCCCTACTCCGATGAGGAAATTAAAACTGCTCTCTTTCAAATGCATCCATCAAAAAGTCCGGGACCCGATGGTATGTCTCCTTTCTTCTACTAGAAATATTGGCATATTGTTGGCCTTGATGTTTGTCTTGCTATCAGGAATTTTTTGGAACAGGGAGAACTGTGGGAGGAGTCGAATTTTACACACATTTGTTTgattccaaaaattacaaaccctACAGAAGCTGCTCATTTTAGGTCTATTGCCCTCTGCAATGTTATTTACAGAATTTGTTCCAAAGTTGTTGCGAACAGACTTAAAAGATGGTTGCCTGAAATCATCTCTCCCCTCCAAAGTGCATATGTCCCTGGTCGGCTTATTTCAGATAACACTTTAGTGGCTGCTGAGGTGGCTCACTTCATGCATAAACTTAAATCCCAAGAGGCTGGCTTCTTCTCTCTTAAACTGGACATAAGCAAGGCTTATGATCGCCTTGAATGGACATATTTGCAAGCTATTCTCACAAAGCTAGGGTTTGCCTCTAGTTGGATCAAAATGGTTATGAGATGTGTGACTTCTGTGAGTTATGCCATCTTAGTCAATGGTGAAGCTACTAAACGAGTGTATCCTACAAGGGGTATCAGGCAAGGGGATCCACTCTCACCCTACCTCTTTATCCTATGTGCTGAAGGCTTGTTTGCTCTAATCTCTCAAGCAATTCAGTGTGGTACCATACAAGGACTGAAAATGTGTCCACAGGCTCCTGTGTTACATCATCTCTTCTTTGCAGATGACAGCCTCCTCTTTGGAATGGCCACTCTGCATGAATGTAGAACTGTCAAGGGCATCCTTAATATTTATGAACAAGCCTCTAGACAAAAGGTAAATTTTACTAAAAGCAGTGTGGTTTTTAGTAATAATCTGCACCCTCAATTGCAGAAAGATTTAGCTGCAGTGTTGAATGTCAAGTGTGTTGATGAGCATGACCGCTATCTTGGGCTACCTTTAAGAGTAGGAAAGTCTAAAATAGCAAGGTTTAAATACTTGAAGGAAAAAGTTTCGAAAAAGCTTATTCAGTGGAAGTCTAAAATTCTTAGCAGTGCCGGCAAGGAAATTCTTATCAAAGCAGTCACCCAAGTTATGCCCTCATATGCCATGAATTGTTATCTTCTGCCGAAGAGCTTGTGTGATGACATCCACAGGTTATGTGCTTCCTTCTTTTGGGGAGACAGAGAGGGCAAGAGAAAAATTCATTGGAGGAGTTGGGAAAAGCTTTGCTtaacaaagcatgaaggtggaaTGGGGTTCAAGAATGTATATGCCTATAACTTGGCGATGTTAGGTAAACAAGGATGGCGGCTTATCACCAAACCTAACTCTCTTATAGCTCAAGTCTTTAAAGCTCGGTACTTTCCACACTGCTCATTTTGGGAGGCTGATTTGGGGGATGCTCCATCGTATTCCTAGAGAAGTATACTTGAAAGTAGACCTGTGCTCAAAGCTGGTAGTTCTTGGAGAATTggcgatggtactcaagtcaaCATTTGGACTGATCAGTGGATACCAAACTGCCCCAAATACTTGCTTCAGCAACCTGTCAACACTGCCTTTGCAACAGTTGCAGATCTCATTGATCCATACTCTAGAACCTGGATCCATTCAGCAATTCATGCTTTGTTTAGTCCTCCTGTGGCTGCAAGCATATTATCCATTCCACTAAGTCACCATTATGTCCCAGATAGGTGGTGTTGGACTCCTGAAAAACGGGGTATCTTCACAGTTAAGAGTGCATACTGGATAGCTAGGCAGCAGGTCCTAGGCAATGTTTTAGCATCATCTTCGACTGGTGACCCTTTTCAAGTGCTTTGGAAGTGTATTTGGAAAGCAAAAATTCCAGGGAAGGTACAAATATGTGCGTGGAGAGCTTGCAATAATCTTCTACCTACAAGGGAGCAACTCTTGAAGAAAGGGTATGATGGAGATATGCGATGTCTTTTGTGCAACCACACGTTGGAATGCAATGCTCATTTATTCTGCAGATGTCCAGCTGCTCTTGAAATACTGTCAGGTACATCTTTCTTTCTGCCAGCCTCCAGTCTGCCCAATTTGGATTTTAGAGAGTGGATGTTAGGGAAAGCTCTTAACCTCAAATCTGAGGCTTTTGAAAAGCTTCTTATGATCATCTGGGGTCTATggaaaaatagaaacaaaaaattGTGGGAAGGCAGGGCTCAGTCTTCACATGACATCATGCTTGAATGCTTCGCCTGGCTAGAAGAATTTCAGCAGGCTAGGAAACTGCCTGCTCCACGGGTTCAGAATGCAGCGCCAAAATGGCAGCCTGCAAACATCCTCAAGCTCAATGTGGACGGTGCTTTTATACCACAAGCTTCACAAGGTGCAATTGGTGGGGTTTTAAGAAGTTCTAATGGCAGTTTTGTCGCTGCCTTCATGCAGCACGTCCAGCATGTGAATTCAGCTAAACAAGTTGAACTCCTTGCTATTCGAGAAGGTCTACACTTCCTGAAGCAACTCGGGGTCCAGCAAGTAGTCATGGAATCAGATTGTTTATTGGCAGTACAAGACATTGCTAGTACTGAGGTAGACCTATCTGATATGAGCAACCTTGTTCATGACATTCAACAGGAGGTAAATGACATGCAGGGTGTCCAAATCACTTTTGCACCCCGGGTCTGTAATGCAGTCGCACACCGGCTTGCCAGCTTAGCCTTTGAGGATGGGCATCGTAAGGTTTGGCAGGGAACTACTCCAAGTTGTATTCTTGATTTAGTTACCAAGGATTGTAACCCTCTATTGTGACCATTTAAATGAAATATCAGTctctttgattcaaaaaaaaaaaaaaaaatatgattgaTAAGGCATATATCTTTGAATTGCTAATTGTTTTATATTAGCCATCTAATTATTAGCTATTTGGTTATGCACATGAAATTACAAAATGCATATGTATTTCTCAAACTAATGAAATTGAGTCAATGTGCCAATAACTTGAAGAATCGGTTTTAGGAGTGCAAGCTCGTTTGAATCTAATATAGGATTGCAGTATAATTTCAATacttagataaaaaaaaaaaaaaaaagcataattTCAATCGTAGTCGAAACTGTGGATATCAATATCttggaagatgttgtgatttacTCAATTTTCCAAACCATTCAAAAGTAAAATCATCACACATAACGCAAGATCTGTTGATGCAGTAAAATCCTTCAAAGAGGTAAATAATTGTGGGCACTATGCCAGTGAACAATCGACTATGAATATGAATATACATAAAGATCTTACAAaactcatctactagaaccaatctagtggCAACGGTGTCAATTTTGAGATAACATAACTCTCACCTAGGTTGTCAATCACCTTAAGGGCAATTACACCAATGGGGTAATTGCCTGACCCATTGGCTGGTTGAGGGAAAAAAGGGAATGCAACGGTGCAAAATCAGTTGGGCAATTGGTGGAGTCTATGAACTCAGGCAATTAACTGACCAATTCTTGGTCACCCAATTACCATAACCAATTCATGGGCTCCATTGATTTTTGTTGGGCCAGTGCAACTTACAATTAGCTAAATTCTACaaaatgttcaagtaaatccagaatatgtgtctgacccaaactttaggttacttgctctaattgtaatagggtttgtattagagataatctcggagaatcttgcttgatatccaatcaatgtatgattatgttttcatgtacaactctatctctatgcttgtaattatCTATATTAAGAtgcccctattattaatgaaagcaCAGAAAATTCTCTTCCAAATATCAattccttaaaacacgttatcagcacgaagcactaatcctgaaaccctaatttcgtagcccttAAATCCGAGCAACCACCGCCGCACACCTTGAAGCCCCCAATCCCAGGAGCCCAGAACTAGCGGCGGAGTCATCGGAACCGGTCGGAAAAGTACCAAACTGGCttccagaagaaaagaaaagatactTGCCCGGTTCGCAACCTTCCAGACTGCCTGCCACAATCAAAGTTGGTCACCATTGATGCCCTGACTTTAGAATCCGAGAACCGGAAAAATAACATCTAAAACTAGTCGGAAAGTTGTCGGACTAGCCTGCAGAAGTGTTGCAAATTCCTGAACCAGTTAGCCTCCCAGTTGGTGCACTTGCACCAGTCCTTAGTTCCAGCCCAGCCCAgcgcaaagaaaaaaaaaagggaggagaAGTGAGTggcccaaaaaaagaaagagagggagCGGGcctagaagaagaacaagaaaaaacaaagaggaAGTTGGTGGCTAGTGGCCCACGTGCAGATGAGAGAAAGAGGAAGTCCACGTTGgcaagaagaacaagaacaagaaaaaaaatgaggaagAGGCACACGGTCaaagtcaaagaaaaaaaaggtatttttcttttattcaattCCTTTTGCTTTCgtaatttcattttattttatttttctcggggacttggaacctcccttcttctatcccccccccccccccctctttcttcttcataggggagaccaaaagtcGAACAatgggggtttgtgctcactccaagcttggagcttgtagagtcctccaaacttagagtttgttgagaagttttgatcgaccacaaacacatcattgtttcgatctaatccaatacctcttggaatcgaatttcttgggagcgattacgctcagaaatttataatttcttgggagcgactacactcaaaaatttcttttgttttcatggtaactttttccgctccgaaactaaccttttttcttattgtctttcaggatgagtaacctaaacaaactggacttcgctctattgggaacaactagctctggatatcacaagtgggttcgtgatgttcgccaatatctcaaggctgatggaatcctagatatgattctcgagcctagccaggacgtgctaactgttgagcaagctcaagctttggaagtaatagagcagccttagaggcaaataagacgaaagccatcatcctaatgactcgtcatatggatgattagctccagtatgagtatatgaatgaagaagaccttaaaaggctatgggtctcactcgaagaaagatttggcaacatctgtgactccctacttccggacctagaagtgagatggcatagcctctgcttctgtgatttcaagtcagttcttgactacaactcggaagaactttgcattaaatccttaatggaattatgtggtaaatagatcacagatgcgatgttgattgaaaaaactctttctaccttccccgtctctgcattgatggttgctaagaactattgaaTTGATGTTATTGTAGgatgaatcacaaggtttcatgagctcattggagctatgaatgtcagtgaaaagcatgacaacatccttgtgaagaactataattcgagacccgtgagaacagagcatatttcaaagtccaattatagtcgcccCCCTAAGGGAAggcaccaagagcgaaaccctaaatctagggacaTTTCTGGACGTTTTAGTCCATATTCTCCCCTTAGTGaggaaggtaactgccaaaataggcgaacacggaaccgaagaggtcaacgtggaaagagagagggaggcaacgcctctggccctGTTGATAgagccaccaacactaagagccatccaaatgatgctttcaaagcgcctcaatcaatggagtttgagcacagagatgtatgttctcgatgtggagtatctagtcactgggcacacatttgtaaagTTCGTGAAGATATTatcaccacctacaaagcatattgtgaagcatgagaagctcactatgtggaataagaagatcaagaagatgatctagagtgaagggttgaagacttcaaatctggctgggatcaatagattgccaattttttttaagtctttatttttcaagagatgtaatagacaATTGCTAtgtattttgtagtaaatgtcattggtttagtttttcttcacataggcttatccaaaatgagtatgatgtctaggaaggtattgagataagtggtacttaagcgagttttgctccaccgacatctctctactcacctggtcaaaTGACTACCTATGTTTTGCATTAGcgattctcttaatggttaagaaacaatgagGTACTTCATTggattatgaataaaatttcgagttctcttcattatgactctattttgattatgaggatattactttgtgactacaatggctgggtcatcaggtTTTGTTCAAGGACATAAAATAACCCAaattccacttgccaaatggcaccttgattgcTGTCACAGAAATTCTCTAAGCTCCTAAGGCGAATCGAACCCTATTGAACTATTcaagccaacggattccatgcggaaacgcatgtagagaacaaaaatgagttcttttgcaatacctctaacgattgcgaacaaaggcacaatcttagagaagtttatgtgtctcccTAGtgaactctatgtcactattcgagctattgaatccaataaagtcatgcGATAAGATCTCTtgaatttagacacatattggctttggcacgacaggataggtcatcctagtcatgatatgatgatccgtctactaatgacttcacacggacatccattctttcgagtgaaatgaagcaagaatcaaaagttGAATCCTGGATTAAGTGTGACCGCCACTGTCGCCATCCAACACCAGCCTAGGGATGGCACAGTCCATATCCATGATACCATGGATgacgtccatcatggtgatggcaccctgggtgatgctgcaatcaccaacttttctTCCAATAACGTTTCGGATGCTcagacccaaccaaaatcctcattggttgcttctagggcctctcgctcgttttacaaagcctgtt contains these protein-coding regions:
- the LOC112178075 gene encoding uncharacterized protein LOC112178075, coding for MEDWCRADKSGGISRSTAAMDLFQMTMEDAGLSDMGFVGCRFTWSNKFTKERLDRGFQSTQWRDHYPLSRVITLPPSDSDHNPLLVEVKAESSPLRRCPRKFRFEEGNQLLQWHQVELKEQRAELKAVQEKLFDIMKKPFSSDQFEEQRLLHIKQSQLLSLQEKYWRQRSRALWLKEGDRNSVYFHRKASNRTSKNTIKGLMNAAGEWQTESAAIQHMILEYYEQVFRTETVNDDAISTIFRATPMKVTPYMNDELTFPYSDEEIKTALFQMHPSKSPGPDVNGEATKRVYPTRGIRQGDPLSPYLFILCAEGLFALISQAIQCGTIQGLKMCPQAPVLHHLFFADDSLLFGMATLHECRTVKGILNIYEQASRQKKDLAAVLNVKCVDEHDRYLGLPLRVGKSKIARFKYLKEKVSKKLIQWKSKILSSAGKEILIKAVTQVMPSYAMNCYLLPKSLCDDIHRLCASFFWGDREGKRKIHWRSWEKLCLTKHEGGMGFKNRSILESRPVLKAGSSWRIGDGTQVNIWTDQWIPNCPKYLLQQPVNTAFATVADLIDPYSRTWIHSAIHALFSPPVAASILSIPLSHHYVPDRWCWTPEKRGIFTVKSAYWIARQQVLGNVLASSSTGDPFQVLWKCIWKAKIPGKVQICAWRACNNLLPTREQLLKKGYDGDMRCLLCNHTLECNAHLFCRCPAALEILSGTSFFLPASSLPNLDFREWMLGKALNLKSEAFEKLLMIIWGLWKNRNKKLWEGRAQSSHDIMLECFAWLEEFQQARKLPAPRVQNAAPKWQPANILKLNVDGAFIPQASQGAIGGVLRSSNGSFVAAFMQHVQHVNSAKQVELLAIREGLHFLKQLGVQQVVMESDCLLAVQDIASTEVDLSDMSNLVHDIQQEVNDMQGVQITFAPRVCNAVAHRLASLAFEDGHRKFPARIDGKDASGEDYEEDTNRSVKVASPNGEDMARSGRSGSVQDSRGEDDLGSSDDSGGGLKSPQLWEWIGDWDGGCASFVVLGLFLDLGDELIGYSCTVVCDDQVAGDDDLNNYADNCAGEVA